A genomic stretch from Malus domestica chromosome 15, GDT2T_hap1 includes:
- the LOC103450416 gene encoding uncharacterized protein — protein MGRKKKFIDKKKSATFQLLARDSSDPNYDDSPGNDRVFVRVDNSSYSVDSLFPEDNPDHASGAGGYDDGPNSIYADAPEDGGGGGGGYGHGYGSSAASSAAQPLPDNVRKEILELGFPDDGYNYLLHMREIRNTGAGSAFYQNSKAKLGELPRDEKAYDASRLRISETEVPNEKVIYSVASKTVNVRVQKVVDPEVSALLDDSDLSRFGSDVEDLEEDFVVQANLPEEEEEEEEEEDGFIDNTPSFVEQSENKNVTNEANGVRTNCVAVARDDSTVEKPRVHRLLDEQFDLLVGQEYGSYDNADGDDDDYGYIPEEDESLAEKLKHTTLNERVIDDLELDGNYKAPADMLQDDETVKTKELVESANVLIRRCAEYGKKYENEDQDGDVVIVEESSDESEVWDCETIVTTYSNLDNHPGKIEAPGATRRKKLSETVSGALGSTDHVITLRGKQKLPVDFLPHGKKPTTEKVKDTDALKNQPLKRKQHGQESKEEKKERKAAVKEERREARRTKKEIKELYKGEAQHAQRVVAISGPSSIHLM, from the exons atgggcagaAAGAAGAAATTCATCGACAAGAAAAAATCGGCGACCTTCCAATTACTTGCCCGTGACTCGTCCGATCCCAACTACGACGATTCACCCGGCAACGACCGCGTCTTTGTCCGAGTAGACAACAGCAGCTACTCCGTCGACAGCTTATTCCCCGAAGATAACCCTGACCACGCCTCAGGTGCCGGCGGATACGACGACGGTCCCAATTCAATATACGCCGATGCGCCTGAGgatggcggcggcggcggcggggGCTATGGCCATGGTTACGGGAGCTCGGCAGCGTCGTCCGCAGCTCAGCCTTTGCCTGACAACGTAAGGAAGGAGATTCTGGAGTTAGGGTTTCCCGACGATGGTTACAATTACTTGCTGCATATGAGGGAGATTCGGAATACTGGCGCCGGCTCTGCATTTTATCAGAATTCCAAGGCTAAGCTCGGTGAGCTTCCGCGCGATGAAAAG GCATATGATGCTTCGAGATTGCGCATTTCGGAAACTGAGGTACCGAATGAGAAAGTTATTTACAGTGTGGCTTCTAAGACGGTTAATGTAAGGGTTCAGAAAGTGGTTGATCCAGAAGTATCTGCATTGCTTGATGATAGCGATTTATCGCGGTTTGGTTCTGATGTTGAGGACTTGGAAGAAGATTTTGTGGTTCAGGCTAACCTTCccgaagaagaggaggaggaggaggaggaggaggatgggTTTATAGATAATACGCCAAGTTTTGTTGAGCAATCTGAGAATAAAAATGTGACCAATGAAGCAAATGGAGTGAGAACAAATTGCGTGGCAGTAGCAAGGGATGACTCTACAGTTGAAAAGCCACGAGTTCATCGTCTTTTGGACGAGCAATTTGATTTA CTTGTAGGTCAGGAGTATGGTAGTTATGACAATGCCGATGGCGATGACGATGATTACGGTTATATACCTGAAGAAGATGAGTCCCTTGCAGAGAAGCTCAAACATACCACCCTTAATGAGCGTGTGATTGATGACTTAGAGCTCGATGGAAATTATAAGGCTCCTGCAGATATGTTGCAGGATGACGAGACGGTAAAAACGAAAGAGCTAGTGGAATCTGCTAATGTGCTTATTCGGCGTTGTGCAGAatatggtaagaaatatgaaaacgaaGATCAAGATGGAGACGTGGTCATTGTAGAGGAATCTAGCGATGAATCAGAAGTGTGGGATTGTGAGACCATTGTTACTACATATTCAAATCTCGATAACCACCCTGGGAAAATCGAAGCTCCAGGAGCAACTAGAAGGAAGAAGCTTTCTGAAACGGTTTCTGGAGCCTTGGGTTCCACCGATCATGTGATAACCCTTCGAGGAAAACAGAAGCTGCCTGTGGACTTCCTGCCTCATGGTAAAAAACCTACAACTGAGAAGGTGAAAGATACGGATGCCTTGAAAAATCAGCCGCTGAAAAGGAAGCAGCATGGTCAGGAGTCAAAGGAGGAGAAGAAAGAGCGAAAG GCTGCTGTCAAGGAAGAAAGGCGGGAAGCACGCCGCACTAAAAAGGAAATAAAGGAACTTTACAAGGGTGAAGCACAGCATGCTCAGAGAGTAGTTGCTATATCTGGCCCTTCTTCTATTCATCTTATGTGA
- the LOC103430409 gene encoding uncharacterized protein has protein sequence MLIYRLIKSKRPYWSANSSQLLFRCSASLKGESPPSKMEEALILTPTHKYAAGALFALALHQSQVHQTRQSTPPLPSLKEETIGEGASVGKSVSVSDNDGLWVHENSGLLYPIFRFLGVDDQSWKGLKETAGSSSQVRHHVGAFLTLLSEEADVPSEEKSDKERALTKTVDAMVLTEEDSPASSAEKPVNAEYEAKCRERYEVPETKPPSEVEAKPYEIITRTCSETSTEEKALNVSEPLEEPVEEGNLLSYERKITVLYALLSACVADNTEDGDKCSQVRKGYDARHRVALRLLAAWLGVEWQKMEVMEVMVACSFMASIKEVTDDNKTKTSEISWEEMKRGSLIGAAALTGGTLMAITGGLVAPAIAQALGALAPTLGGIIPAIGAGGFAAAATATGSVTGSVAVAASFGAAGAGLTGSKMARRTGNIEEFEFRTVKNYEKGRLAVGILVSGLVFEDEDFIRPWEAQNENLERYALWWESKNLIALSTAIQDWLTSRIALQLMKEGAMLTVLNTLLAAFAMPTTLVTASDLIDSKWAVAVDRSDKAGKMLAEVLLNGLQGGRPVTLVGFSLGARVIFKCLQSLAETEGDNAGLVERVVLLGAPVSVEEENWSDARKMVAGRFVNAYSINDWTLGIAFRASLLSQGLGGIQPVDVPGIENVDVTQIVEGHSSYLWKTKQILEQLELDSYYPVFKTTTMTPPPEENSSVKQF, from the exons ATGTTAATTTATCGATTAATAAAATCAAAACGGCCGTATTGGTCTGCAAATTCGAGCCAGTTGCTTTTCCGATGCTCTGCGAGCTTGAAAGGGGAATCGCCGCCGTCGAAAATGGAGGAGGCATTGATTCTGACGCCGACGCATAAGTACGCGGCGGGCGCTCTGTTCGCTCTGGCGCTCCACCAGTCGCAGGTCCACCAGACTCGCCAATCGACTCCTCCTTTGCCTTCCCTGAAAGAAGAGACCATCGGCGAAGGTGCCAGCGTCGGTAAGAGCGTTTCGGTTTCGGACAATGACGGCCTTTGGGTCCACGAGAATTCCGGTTTGCTTTATCCCATTTTCAG ATTTTTAGGAGTGGATGACCAATCCTGGAAGGGGCTAAAGGAAACAGCAGGATCTTCTTCACAAGTTAGGCATCATGTAGGAGCG ttCTTGACATTACTCTCGGAGGAAGCTGATGTGCCTTCTGAGGAAAAATCTGACAAGGAACGTGCTTTGACAAAAACCGTTGATGCTATGGTACTTACTGAGGAAGACTCTCCTGCTTCTTCAGCAGAGAAACCTGTGAATGCTGAATATGAAGCTAAATGCCGCGAGAGATATGAAGTTCCTGAGACAAAACCACCTTCTGAGGTAGAAGCAAAGCCTTATGAGATTATAACGAGGACATGTTCCGAGACATCCACTGAAGAAAAAGCATTAAATGTATCTGAACCCCTAGAGGAACCTGTGGAAGAGGGAAACCTGCTCAGTTACGAAAGGAAAATAACAGTTCTTTATGCACTTCTTTCAGCTTGTGTGGCAGATAATACTGAAGATGGCGATAAATGTTCTCAAGTAAGGAAGGGTTATGATGCTCGACACCGTGTAGCATTGCGGTTGCTGGCAGCATGGCTTGGGGTTGAATGGCAAAAAATG GAAGTCATGGAGGTGATGGTTGCTTGTTCTTTTATGGCTTCAATAAAAGAAGTTACTGatgacaacaaaacaaaaacttcagAAATCTCATGGGAGGAAATGAAGCGGGGAAGTCTAATTGGTGCAGCTGCTTTAACAGGGGGAACCTTAATGGCTATCACTGGTG GCCTAGTCGCTCCTGCAATTGCGCAGGCTTTAGGTGCTCTAGCTCCAACATTGGGTGGTATTATCCCTGCAATTGGAGCAGGTGGATTCGCTGCTGCTGCAACTGCCACTGGCTCTGTTACTGGCTCTGTTGCTGTTGCTGCATCATTTGGAG CTGCTGGAGCTGGACTTACGGGGAGTAAAATGGCTAGAAGAACTGGCAACATTGAAGAATTTGAGTTCAGGACAGTTAAAAATTATGAGAAAGGG CGGCTAGCAGTGGGAATATTGGTTTCTGGACTTGTTTTCGAGGATGAAGACTTCATAAGGCCTTGGGAAGCTCAGAATGAAAATTTGGAAAG GTATGCACTCTGGTGGGAGTCTAAGAATTTGATTGCATTGAGCACTGCAATCCAAGACTGGCTTACTTCAC GAATTGCATTACAGTTGATGAAGGAAGGTGCCATGCTAACTGTATTAAACACACTTCTAGCGGCATTTGCTATGCCAACAACATTAGTTACGGCATCTGATCTTATAGATAGCAAATGGGCAGTTGCAGTGGACag ATCAGACAAAGCTGGGAAGATGCTCGCTGAAGTCCTGCTGAATGGACTGCAAGGGGGCAG GCCAGTGACGCTCGTAGGATTCTCACTGGGGGCCAGAGTAATTTTCAAATGTCTTCAATCTTTGGCTGAAACAGAAGGGGATAACG CTGGTCTGGTAGAAAGGGTTGTACTTCTGGGAGCGCCAGTTTCGGTTGAAGAAGAAAATTGGAGTGATGCTAGAAAG ATGGTGGCCGGGAGATTCGTGAATGCCTATTCTATAAATGATTGGACACTGGGAATCGCCTTTCGTGCAAG TTTACTTTCTCAAGGTTTAGGTGGAATTCAACCTGTTGATGTCCCTGGGATTGAAAAT GTTGACGTGACGCAAATTGTCGAAGGCCACTCTTCGTATCTTTGGAAGACGAAACAGATCTTGGAGCAGCTCGAACTCGACTCCTACTACCCTGTTTTCAAAACAACAACGATGACACCCCCGCCGGAGGAAAATAGCTCTGTCAAACAGTTCTGA
- the LOC139192091 gene encoding uncharacterized protein, giving the protein MAAVVMRKLWVVLFIVTATVGSEAAGSKLENGMANSTHHEQGNSSFLAVAEIPSAGINGEVKNVTTSYTTEVDINNKKKQPNWMSRGGGGRGGGRGAGGGGGGGGGGGNGGGGGGGGGGGYTWGWGGGGGGGGGGGGGGGGKGGGGGWGWGGGGGGAGWWKWGCGGGKGKGRGGRGRRNSNHVYSGRKRRFDEEEYVMGEFAQCMRKGQCKGMRLDCPLHCGGPCFYDCQHMCKAHCRRRRT; this is encoded by the coding sequence ATGGCTGCAGTAGTGATGAGAAAGTTATGGGTCGTCTTGTTTATTGTGACGGCGACTGTTGGTTCGGAAGCTGCCGGTAGTAAGTTAGAAAATGGCATGGCTAATAGTACTCATCACGAACAAGGCAATAGTTCTTTTTTAGCTGTTGCTGAAATTCCTTCCGCAGGAATTAATGGAGAAGTAAAGAACGTGACTACTTCCTACACAACTGAAGTTGATATCAACAACAAAAAGAAGCAACCTAATTGGATGtccagaggaggaggaggaagaggaggaggaagaggagcaggaggaggagggggaggcgGCGGTGGAGGTGGTAATGggggtggaggtggaggtggaggcgGAGGAGGATATACATGGGGTTggggtggtggtggcggcggcggaggaggaggaggaggaggtggaggtggaaaAGGAGGAGGTGGTGGGTGGGGATggggcggaggaggaggaggggcaGGGTGGTGGAAATGGGGTTGTGGTGGTGGAAAAGGAAAGGGCCGAGGAGGAAGAGGCCGCAGAAACAGTAACCATGTCTACAGCGGCCGGAAGAGGAGGTTCGACGAGGAAGAGTACGTGATGGGAGAGTTTGCACAATGCATGCGGAAGGGGCAATGCAAAGGCATGAGATTGGATTGCCCTCTTCACTGCGGAGGGCCTTGCTTCTACGACTGCCAACACATGTGCAAGGCTCACTGCCGACGACGTCGTACTTGA
- the LOC103430393 gene encoding SH3 domain-containing protein 2-like — protein sequence MEAIRKLRDQVAKQQQAVFKQFSGGIFGGSDNVAADENEFQQHQKIEKLYISTRAAKHYQKEIVRGVEGYVVAGSKQVEIGTKLSEDSRKYGAEKTCTSGNTLSRAALSFGRARAQMEKERGLLLKALGTQVAEPLRAMVMGAPLEDARHLAQRYARMRQDAEAQAIDVSRRQAKVRESAGNADIIMKLEAAEAKLQELQSNVAILGKEAGAAMAAVEGQQQRLTLQRLLVMVEAERNYHQNVLQILDQLEGEMLSENQRIEASPSPATETSMPPPQSYEDLGHSFASEAYDELTDTRDYFLGEVVYTFQAVTDVELSLSFGDYVVVRKVSNNGWAEGECKGKAGWFPFNYIEMRDRALASKVAAVF from the exons ATGGAGGCAATCAGGAAGCTCAGAGATCAGGTCGCCAAGCAACAGCAG GCTGTattcaaacaattttctggTGGCATATTTGGGGGATCGGATAATGTTGCCGCAGATGAAAATGAATTCCAACAGCATCAGAAAATCGAGAAGTTGTACATATCAACTCGTGCTGCCAAG CATTACCAAAAGGAAATCGTCCGTGGTGTGGAAGGTTATGTTGTTGCTGGTTCAAAGCAAGTTGAAATAG GTACCAAATTATCAGAAGATAGCAGGAAATATGGTGCTGAAAAAACTTGCACCAGTGGTAACACATTGTCGAGAGCTGCACTGAGTTTTGGAAGAGCCCGTGCCCAAATGGAAAAGGAGCGTGGACTTCTACTGAAAGCTCTTGGCACGCAg GTTGCAGAGCCTTTGAGAGCAATGGTAATGGGAGCGCCCTTGGAGGATGCTCGACATCTTGCTCAACGATATGCTAGAATGCGGCAAGATGCTGAAGCTCAG GCTATAGATGTTTCCAGACGCCAAGCCAAAGTACGGGAATCTGCAGGTAATGCTGATATTATCATGAAACTAGAAGCTGCTGAAGCCAAGCTTCAGGAGCTACAGTCTAACGTTGCAATATTGGGAAAAGAAGCTGGTGCAGCAATGGCTGCTGTTGAAGGTCAACAACAAAGATTGACTCTTCAGCGGCTTCTTGTGATG GTTGAAGCAGAGCGCAATTATCATCAGAACGTTCTTCAGATACTTGACCAGCTTGAAGGCGAG ATGTTGTCAGAAAACCAGCGAATTGAAGCATCGCCTAGTCCAGCTACAGAGACATCTATGCCTCCGCCACAATCATATGAGGATCTGGGACATAGCTTTGCTTCTGAAGCCTATGATGAATTGACAGACACAAGGGACTATTTCTTAGGAGAG GTTGTGTACACATTTCAAGCTGTAACTGATGTGGAGTTAAGCTTGTCTTTTGGGGATTATGTCGTTGTCCGGAAG GTATCAAATAATGGTTGGGCTGAAGGTGAATGCAAGGGAAAAGCCGGGTGGTTTCCATTTAATTACATCGAAATGCGGGACCGTGCGCTTGCGAGCAAGGTGGCTGCAGTATTTTAA